One genomic region from Bacteroidales bacterium encodes:
- a CDS encoding archaeosortase/exosortase family protein, protein MKQNLLILPGQFYRQYPVFSFVGLVALFIILFYFLYRQPLIENVIFTPLVNFYARLSGHFLSIIGFSNEVSADMISSSAFSVSVKKGCDAAEPMAIFIVGILAFPALIKQKLAGLGFGLTILFALNIIRIASLYLMGIYYPDYFEAMHLAVWQVAFILIAVMLWFLWLSYVVNKPKIV, encoded by the coding sequence ATGAAACAAAATTTATTGATTTTACCAGGACAGTTTTACCGGCAATATCCAGTCTTTTCTTTTGTGGGGCTGGTTGCGTTGTTCATCATTCTGTTTTATTTCTTGTACCGTCAGCCGTTGATTGAAAATGTCATTTTCACCCCTCTGGTCAACTTTTATGCACGCTTGTCGGGGCACTTCCTATCAATAATCGGGTTTTCAAACGAGGTAAGCGCAGATATGATTTCCTCTTCAGCATTTTCGGTGAGTGTGAAAAAAGGATGTGATGCTGCCGAGCCAATGGCTATTTTTATTGTGGGTATTCTTGCATTTCCTGCATTGATCAAACAAAAGCTTGCCGGTCTTGGTTTTGGGTTAACAATTCTATTTGCGCTCAACATCATTCGCATTGCCTCTCTTTATCTGATGGGCATTTATTATCCTGATTACTTCGAAGCCATGCATCTGGCTGTGTGGCAAGTGGCTTTTATCCTTATTGCTGTGATGCTCTGGTTTTTGTGGCTGAGCTATGTTGTAAATAAACCCAAAATAGTATGA